The region GCTTCTGGCTGATCCAGAGTGTGTCTGTTCTGCTCCCTTCGGCTGTTTTCAGCGTCTATGTGCTGCACAAAGGAGCTGAACTCGCCATGCGTGCAGCCTGCAGGCCAGATGGTGGTCCCAGTGGCCACTACCCCTCTGACCTGACTTCTGGGGCTAGATGCTGCCCACCAACCTATGGGGAGGGCTGTCACCTGACCGTGCCAGACTTCTCCTCTGGTTACATTGTCCACCTCTTTCTTCGGACTCTGACGGAGGCAGCTTTTGGTGCCTTGCATTACCTGTTCTTTGGATTCTTGGTCCCAACGAGATTCTCCTGCATGCATTCCCCATGCACCAGCGTGGTGGACTGTTATGTGTCTCGGCCCACTGAGAAGTCCATTATGATGCTGTTCATCTGGGTGGTCAGTGTACTCTCCTTCCTGCTCAGCATGGCTGACCTCATCTATAGCCTGCAGGGGAGGATGAGCAGGAGGCCAGGCCCCGCTGGGCAGGAGGGCCATGCTGGCAGGGCTGCCCCTGGCCATGCTGGGGGCCCGGGCAGGAGGCCGGGGCTGAGGGCcggggaggaagagggggagcCTGCAGGGGAAGGTGTCAACAGCCCCAGTGGGAAGCCTGCTGTGTCGCGGCAGATGGAGCTTCCTGATGAGGACCAGAGTGAGCTGATGTCCTTAGCCAGTGACAAGCTGGCCATGGCCTGTAGAGAGCTGGGAAGCAGGCCCCACAGTGCAGCCACCCAAAACTCAAGGAGCAGAGACCTCACAAGGTCAGAGGAATGCTCCCTAACTCCTGGGAGCTGGTTGGCAGGGCGCTGTCCATCCAGCCAGCTGCAGCCCCCTGCATCCGGCAGTGCTCCCCACTTGAGAACCAGAAAGTCTGAGTGGGTATGAAGATGAAATGCCGGGTGGCACGGGGAACACCGTTCTGTCTGAATGTAAACTTGGACCACAAAGGTGCAGGCCCACTTTGGCTGGTGTGAAATCTTATCACTCAACTATGTTCCTGGAGAACATCAACAGAGAGGCCAACAGGCATGGGACAAAATGGGCCTTGTGGAGTATGCTGATATACTTGCAGTGTAGATTTAATTTAGATAAGCTTTCTgctgaaaaaagcaaaacaaaacacttggCCTTCAAATTTAGGCTGGAAGCTAAAATGATAATTTGGAGAGTGCCAGGTCACTGGTGATTCTGCAATGCAGTCCTATTGCCTTATCCTTTTCCACAGTTCATCCCTAATGTGAACCCTGGTCTCTTAAGTGAATAATGCTCATTAGGGTCTTAATGTTTCCTGATGAATTATTATgaagttctttgttttttgttggttttctgCTTGGATAAAAGAGACATGTTATGCCTGCCATCAAGAGGGAGATGCTAGTTTAACTCCTCCAAACCCGTTTGATAAAATTAATGCTGATTGCATTGTGAGACACACTTTGTACTTAACAGTGTAATAGGAGAAATGACAAGAACAGAAAGCATGGCTAATGAACAGCTGCGTGTCTGGGGGGTGTCTTAGATAATTCTCACACATGGGTTTGGGTGCACTGGCTGTGGGGTGGCCTCTGGCTGCTTGGTTGGTCCTGGATGCTTGCTGAGTGCTGTCCTCCCTGAGAAGTGGGAGCACCTGGCCATTGCAGCGGGGAGATGGAGACGTCTCCTGCTTTCTAGCCCAGGTTCACGGGTCCTGTCCAGAGTGGTGCAGTGAAGTCACCCTGTCTTCACCTTCTGGCAGGAAGATGAGAACCCGAGTGGGGCATCTCCCAGCCTGGGCCCAGGCACTTCTCTGCCTCTTCTCTGTCACTCTGCTTTCCATCCAGGTGCTGTCCAAGGTAGAGCACGACTCTGTGAAAGCTTTGGTGCTCTTAACTGCTACACAGGCAGACACAGTGCAGCAGAAGGAGCTCCTGTGCATCCCGATCTGCCTGCTCACCTTCATCAGGAGGGGGAACAGTCCTCTGGGTGTTCGTCCAGAGCTGGTGAACATCCTCCTGGCTCAAGACACAACATGGCCCAGGGGAGGAATGTCCTTTCATGCCAGAAACAATAAGAAAGCTGAACCTTTTTTCAACACACTTATGAAACCAATGGACACTTTTAATTGTTCTAAGGAAAACTTGACAGTGAAGTATCTGCCAGGATGGAGAATAACATCCCACTTGATATACGTATAGGATGTCAAAGCCTATTGATTTTGATTTTGACTAACAGGatttaaaccttaaaaaaaatcatctgaCATTGGTTTTGGTGTAAGGATATTTGAATGAATGTGCCTATTTTTAACATATGCAATCAATCaatctttctcccacccctccatccactgaaaactgtaaactttgggtaaaattgcaatatttccagaatctctcacctggccttagtccatctccatatcaagggTGCTTACAAGTTGGTGGTGGTTGGTGGGGCGCGTGGGGCGGGGAAACAGagatatttcttgtttttttcccagCCAGGGTAGAGACTCGGGTGAATGGGAATAGACAACTTCTTGTAAGTAattaacaggtttctcccactttatttttccctttgactgatttcagcttcaaagattTATGTGCCCCAGGTTGGGAATACATTTTTCCccctagagttaaaaaaaaaccatGAGTCATGACTCAGACCCCTTTCTTCATTACCTAGATCAATATCGggcacatagcaagtgctcaGTGCATGTGATTTTTGAGTCTGATATTCCTAATGTATTCACGGGCAAATGTGGGTCTTGTCCCACAGTCTGCAGTTCTGGTGGACTTCTCAAGGTTGACTTAGAACTCTAAGAATTCCCTAGGGCTTCATTACTATTTTATCAATAAGCTCAATGCGTTCCTCAAGCATGCCAATGTTGTCCTTGATAAATGGTAAGTGAAGAAATCAACTCAACAAATGTCAGCGTGTGTCCGTCAGGGTGCTGGGGGAATGGCTAGGAAAGGACGGCTGCAAGGGCCGAGCTGGGGCT is a window of Manis pentadactyla isolate mManPen7 chromosome 3, mManPen7.hap1, whole genome shotgun sequence DNA encoding:
- the GJD4 gene encoding gap junction delta-4 protein → MERLDLLGLLIMTLNHSMTIVGKLWLAFTILLRMAVIILAGSPIYQDEQERFVCNTLQPGCTNVCYDFFSPVSPLRFWLIQSVSVLLPSAVFSVYVLHKGAELAMRAACRPDVPDFSSGYIVHLFLRTLTEAAFGALHYLFFGFLVPTRFSCMHSPCTSVVDCYVSRPTEKSIMMLFIWVVSVLSFLLSMADLIYSLQGRMSRRPGPAGQEGHAGRAAPGHAGGPGRRPGLRAGEEEGEPAGEGVNSPSGKPAVSRQMELPDEDQSELMSLASDKLAMACRELGSRPHSAATQNSRSRDLTRSEECSLTPGSWLAGRCPSSQLQPPASGSAPHLRTRKSEWV